In one window of Microbacterium sp. PM5 DNA:
- the rpsS gene encoding 30S ribosomal protein S19 yields MPRSLKKGPFVDEHLLRKVVSQNDAGTKNVIKTWSRRSMIIPAMLGHTIAVHDGRKHIPVFVSETMVGHKLGEFAPTRTFRGHEKDDKKGRRR; encoded by the coding sequence ATGCCTCGCAGCCTGAAGAAGGGCCCCTTCGTCGACGAGCACCTGCTTCGCAAGGTCGTCTCGCAGAACGATGCCGGCACCAAGAACGTCATCAAGACCTGGTCGCGCCGTTCGATGATCATCCCCGCCATGCTGGGACACACCATCGCCGTGCACGACGGACGCAAGCACATCCCCGTGTTCGTGTCCGAGACCATGGTCGGTCACAAGCTGGGCGAGTTCGCGCCCACCCGCACCTTCCGCGGCCACGAGAAGGACGACAAGAAGGGTCGCCGCCGCTGA
- the rplV gene encoding 50S ribosomal protein L22 — translation MVDSIARVKHIRVTPQKARRVVALIKGKQAQEALAILKFAPQSASEPIYKLVAAAVANARVKADKDGEFLDEQDLYVRNAYVDEGTTLKRFQPRAQGRAFQIKKRTSHITVELATPEVDEAAAGSTNKKASK, via the coding sequence ATGGTGGATTCCATCGCACGCGTGAAGCACATCCGCGTGACCCCTCAGAAGGCTCGTCGTGTCGTCGCGCTGATCAAGGGCAAGCAGGCTCAGGAGGCCCTGGCCATCCTGAAGTTCGCGCCCCAGAGTGCCAGCGAGCCGATCTACAAGCTCGTCGCCGCTGCGGTCGCCAACGCCCGTGTGAAGGCTGACAAGGACGGCGAGTTCCTGGACGAGCAGGACCTTTACGTGCGCAACGCGTACGTCGACGAGGGCACGACGCTCAAGCGTTTCCAGCCCCGCGCACAGGGCCGCGCCTTCCAGATCAAGAAGCGCACGAGCCACATCACCGTCGAGCTCGCGACCCCCGAGGTCGATGAGGCCGCGGCCGGCTCCACGAACAAGAAGGCGAGCAAGTAA
- the rpsC gene encoding 30S ribosomal protein S3 produces the protein MGQKVNPYGFRLGITTDHVSRWFSDSTKPGQRYADYVAEDVKIRKLLQTQLDRAGVSGIEIERTRDRVRVDIHTARPGIVIGRRGAEAERIRADLEKLTGKQIQLNILEVKNPEADAQLVAQGIAEQLSARVAFRRAMRKGLQGAQRAGAKGIRIQVSGRLGGAEMSRSEFYREGRVPLHTLRANIDYGFYEAKTTFGRIGVKVWIYKGDLTNKELAREQANAPKAPRGRDDRGGDRRRAPRNEAPVAEGASA, from the coding sequence ATGGGACAGAAGGTCAACCCGTACGGCTTCCGCCTCGGCATCACCACGGACCACGTGTCGCGTTGGTTCTCCGACTCCACGAAGCCGGGACAGCGTTACGCCGACTACGTGGCCGAGGACGTCAAGATCCGTAAGCTCCTGCAGACGCAGCTGGACCGCGCCGGCGTGAGCGGCATCGAGATCGAGCGCACGCGTGACCGCGTCCGCGTCGACATCCACACCGCCCGCCCCGGCATCGTCATCGGTCGCCGCGGCGCCGAGGCCGAGCGCATCCGCGCCGACCTCGAGAAGCTCACCGGCAAGCAGATCCAGCTGAACATCCTCGAGGTCAAGAACCCCGAGGCCGACGCTCAGCTGGTCGCCCAGGGCATCGCCGAGCAGCTCTCCGCCCGCGTGGCCTTCCGCCGCGCGATGCGCAAGGGTCTGCAGGGCGCACAGCGCGCCGGCGCCAAGGGCATCCGCATCCAGGTCTCGGGTCGTCTCGGCGGCGCCGAGATGAGCCGTTCGGAGTTCTACCGCGAGGGTCGTGTGCCGCTGCACACGCTGCGCGCGAACATCGACTACGGCTTCTACGAGGCCAAGACCACCTTCGGCCGCATCGGTGTGAAGGTCTGGATCTACAAGGGCGACCTCACCAACAAGGAGCTCGCTCGCGAGCAGGCCAACGCGCCGAAGGCACCCCGCGGTCGTGACGACCGTGGTGGCGACCGTCGTCGCGCGCCCCGCAACGAGGCGCCCGTCGCAGAAGGAGCATCGGCATAA
- the rplP gene encoding 50S ribosomal protein L16, translated as MLIPRKVKYRKQHHPGRAGQATGGTKVSFGEFGIQALTPAYVTNRQIESARIAMTRHIKRGGKVWINIYPDRPLTKKPAETRMGSGKGSPEWWVANVKPGRVLFEVAGVNEQLAREALTRAIHKLPLKARIIKREEGDA; from the coding sequence ATGCTTATTCCCCGTAAGGTCAAGTACCGCAAGCAGCACCACCCGGGTCGCGCGGGCCAGGCCACCGGCGGCACGAAGGTCTCCTTCGGCGAGTTCGGCATCCAGGCCCTCACCCCCGCGTATGTGACCAACCGTCAGATCGAGTCCGCTCGTATCGCGATGACGCGTCACATCAAGCGTGGCGGCAAGGTGTGGATCAACATCTACCCCGACCGTCCCCTCACCAAGAAGCCCGCCGAGACCCGCATGGGTTCCGGTAAGGGTTCGCCGGAGTGGTGGGTCGCCAACGTCAAGCCGGGTCGCGTCCTGTTCGAGGTCGCGGGCGTCAACGAGCAGCTCGCTCGCGAGGCGCTCACCCGTGCAATTCACAAGCTGCCCCTGAAGGCACGCATCATCAAGCGCGAGGAGGGCGACGCGTAA
- the rpmC gene encoding 50S ribosomal protein L29, whose protein sequence is MAVGTKTLAPSELDTFEDQRLVEELRKAKEELFNLRFQSATGQLESHGRIRAVKRDIARLYTVIRERELGIRATPAPVEVASKAKKTKAKKADDAAEATKEEAE, encoded by the coding sequence ATGGCTGTCGGAACCAAGACGCTCGCTCCGAGCGAGCTGGACACGTTCGAGGACCAGCGCCTCGTCGAAGAGCTGCGCAAGGCCAAGGAAGAGCTGTTCAACCTGCGCTTCCAGTCGGCCACCGGCCAGCTCGAGAGCCACGGCCGCATTCGCGCCGTCAAGCGCGACATCGCGCGGCTCTACACCGTGATCCGCGAGCGCGAGCTCGGCATCCGTGCCACGCCCGCCCCCGTCGAGGTCGCGTCCAAGGCGAAGAAGACCAAGGCCAAGAAGGCGGATGACGCTGCCGAGGCCACGAAGGAAGAGGCCGAGTGA
- the rpsQ gene encoding 30S ribosomal protein S17, which translates to MAETTEKKAAKKAPAAEAVVEAPAAGHESAAHDVRDADARGYRKSRRGYVVSDKMDKTIVVEVEDRVKHPLYGKVIRRTSKVKAHDEQNSAGIGDLVLINETRPLSATKRWRLVEILEKAK; encoded by the coding sequence ATGGCTGAGACCACCGAGAAGAAGGCCGCCAAGAAGGCGCCGGCCGCCGAGGCCGTCGTCGAGGCGCCCGCTGCCGGTCACGAGTCGGCTGCCCACGACGTGCGCGATGCGGACGCCCGTGGCTACCGCAAGTCGCGTCGTGGCTACGTCGTCAGCGACAAGATGGACAAGACGATCGTCGTCGAGGTCGAGGACCGCGTGAAGCACCCGCTCTACGGCAAGGTCATCCGTCGCACGTCGAAGGTCAAGGCCCACGACGAGCAGAACAGCGCCGGCATCGGCGACCTCGTGCTGATCAACGAGACCCGGCCGCTCAGCGCCACCAAGCGGTGGCGCCTGGTCGAGATCCTCGAGAAGGCGAAGTAA
- the rplN gene encoding 50S ribosomal protein L14 — MIQTESRLKVADNTGAKELLTIRVLGGSNRRYAGLGDIIVATVKDAIPGGNVKKGDVVKAVIVRTKKEVRRPDGSYIKFDENAAVILKNDGEPRGTRIFGPVGRELRDKKFMKIVSLAPEVI; from the coding sequence ATGATCCAGACTGAGTCCCGCCTCAAGGTCGCCGACAACACCGGCGCCAAGGAGCTGCTCACGATCCGCGTGCTCGGCGGCTCCAACCGCCGTTACGCCGGTCTCGGCGACATCATCGTCGCGACCGTCAAGGACGCGATCCCCGGCGGCAACGTCAAGAAGGGCGATGTGGTCAAGGCCGTCATCGTCCGCACCAAGAAGGAGGTCCGTCGTCCCGACGGCTCCTACATCAAGTTCGACGAGAACGCCGCCGTCATCCTGAAGAACGACGGGGAGCCCCGCGGCACCCGCATCTTCGGACCGGTCGGTCGTGAGCTTCGTGACAAGAAGTTCATGAAGATCGTGTCGCTCGCACCGGAGGTGATCTGA
- the rplX gene encoding 50S ribosomal protein L24, which translates to MAKIKKGDLVQVITGKKQDKGGDRGKQGKVLDVLVEQNRVIVEGVNYVTKHNRVGQSQRGTKTGGIETMEAPIHISNVALVDPSTKKPTKVGHRVEEQTKDGVKRTVRVRYAKKSGKDL; encoded by the coding sequence ATGGCCAAGATCAAGAAGGGTGACCTCGTTCAGGTCATCACTGGCAAGAAGCAGGACAAGGGCGGCGACCGCGGCAAGCAGGGCAAGGTTCTCGACGTTCTCGTCGAGCAGAACCGCGTCATCGTCGAGGGCGTCAACTACGTCACGAAGCACAACCGCGTGGGCCAGTCCCAGCGCGGGACCAAGACGGGCGGCATCGAGACGATGGAAGCCCCGATCCACATCTCCAACGTCGCCCTCGTCGACCCCTCGACCAAGAAGCCGACCAAGGTCGGTCACCGTGTCGAGGAGCAGACGAAGGATGGCGTGAAGCGCACCGTTCGCGTGCGCTACGCGAAGAAGAGCGGCAAGGACCTCTGA
- the rplE gene encoding 50S ribosomal protein L5 produces MSSTTAAAAGKIQPRLKQKYQGEIKKALQDEFGYANVMQIPGIVKVVVNTGVGEAARDSKVIDGAVDDLTKITGQKPVVTKARKSIAQFKLREGQAIGAHVTLRGDRAWEFLDRLVNLALPRIRDFRGLSPKQFDGHGNYTFGLQEQSVFHEINQDKIDRVRGFDITIVTTAKTDDEGRSLLRQLGFPFKTDENQA; encoded by the coding sequence ATGAGCAGCACCACTGCCGCGGCGGCTGGCAAGATCCAGCCCCGCCTGAAGCAGAAGTACCAGGGCGAGATCAAGAAGGCCCTGCAGGACGAGTTCGGCTACGCCAACGTCATGCAGATCCCCGGGATCGTCAAGGTCGTCGTGAACACCGGCGTCGGCGAGGCGGCTCGCGACTCCAAGGTGATTGATGGTGCGGTCGACGACCTCACCAAGATCACGGGTCAGAAGCCCGTCGTCACCAAGGCCCGCAAGTCCATCGCACAGTTCAAGCTGCGTGAGGGCCAGGCCATCGGTGCGCACGTCACCCTCCGCGGTGACCGCGCGTGGGAGTTCCTGGACCGCCTCGTGAACCTCGCTCTGCCGCGCATCCGCGACTTCCGCGGCCTGTCGCCCAAGCAGTTCGACGGTCACGGCAACTACACGTTCGGTCTGCAGGAGCAGTCGGTCTTCCACGAGATCAACCAGGACAAGATCGACCGCGTCCGCGGCTTCGACATCACGATCGTCACCACGGCGAAGACGGATGACGAGGGCCGGTCGCTGCTGCGCCAGCTGGGCTTCCCGTTCAAGACGGACGAGAACCAGGCCTGA
- the rpsH gene encoding 30S ribosomal protein S8, producing MTMTDPVADMLTRLRNANSAHHDSVSLPSSKLKTHIAEILQQEGYISGWEVSDARVGQTLTLTLKYGPNRERSIAGIKRVSKPGLRVYARSTEIPKVLGGLGVAILSTSSGLLTDRQAEQKGVGGEVLAYVW from the coding sequence ATGACGATGACAGACCCGGTCGCTGACATGCTGACCCGTCTGCGCAACGCGAACTCGGCGCACCACGACTCCGTGTCGCTGCCGAGCTCGAAGCTCAAGACCCACATTGCCGAGATCCTCCAGCAGGAGGGCTACATCTCCGGCTGGGAGGTCTCCGACGCTCGTGTCGGCCAGACCCTCACGCTCACGCTGAAGTACGGCCCGAACCGCGAGCGGTCGATCGCCGGCATCAAGCGCGTCTCGAAGCCCGGCCTGCGCGTGTACGCACGCTCGACCGAGATCCCCAAGGTCCTCGGCGGCCTGGGCGTCGCGATCCTGTCCACCTCCTCCGGTCTTCTCACCGACCGCCAGGCAGAGCAGAAGGGCGTGGGTGGGGAAGTCCTCGCCTACGTGTGGTGA
- the rplF gene encoding 50S ribosomal protein L6 — translation MSRIGRLPIDIPAGVTVSVDGQDVTVKGPKGELALSVSKPIEVKVEENQVLVSRPDDERESRSLHGLTRTLINNNIIGVTQGYTKGLEVVGTGYRVAQKGTAVEFALGFSHPVLVEAPAGITLTVEGNNKLTVSGISKQAVGEAAANIRKIRKPEPYKGKGVRYAGEVVRRKAGKAGK, via the coding sequence ATGTCGCGTATTGGACGTCTTCCCATCGACATCCCCGCCGGCGTGACCGTTTCGGTCGACGGCCAGGATGTCACGGTCAAGGGCCCGAAGGGCGAGCTCGCGCTCTCCGTCTCCAAGCCCATCGAGGTCAAGGTCGAGGAGAACCAGGTTCTGGTCTCCCGTCCCGACGACGAGCGCGAGTCGCGTTCGCTGCACGGACTGACCCGCACCCTGATCAACAACAACATCATCGGCGTCACCCAGGGCTACACCAAGGGCCTCGAGGTCGTCGGCACCGGTTACCGCGTCGCGCAGAAGGGGACGGCGGTCGAGTTCGCGCTCGGCTTCTCGCACCCCGTGCTGGTCGAAGCGCCGGCCGGCATCACGCTGACCGTCGAGGGCAACAACAAGCTCACCGTCAGCGGCATCTCGAAGCAGGCCGTCGGTGAGGCCGCCGCGAACATCCGCAAGATCCGCAAGCCCGAGCCCTACAAGGGCAAGGGTGTGCGTTACGCGGGCGAGGTCGTTCGCCGCAAGGCCGGAAAGGCTGGTAAGTAA
- the rplR gene encoding 50S ribosomal protein L18 — translation MAVKSKSDARSRRHLRLRKKVVGTEARPRLVVTRSARHVFVQLVDDSKGVTVASASTLESDLRTFDGDKTAKARKVGELVAERAKAAGFSDVVFDRGGNRYAGRVAAIAEGAREGGLNL, via the coding sequence ATGGCTGTCAAGTCGAAGAGCGACGCGCGTTCGCGTCGTCACCTGCGCCTTCGCAAGAAGGTCGTGGGCACCGAGGCCCGTCCGCGCCTTGTCGTCACCCGTTCGGCCCGCCACGTCTTCGTCCAGCTCGTGGACGACAGCAAGGGCGTGACCGTCGCGTCGGCCTCGACTCTCGAGTCGGACCTGCGCACGTTCGACGGTGACAAGACCGCCAAGGCCCGCAAGGTCGGCGAGCTCGTCGCCGAGCGCGCCAAGGCGGCCGGCTTCTCGGACGTCGTGTTCGACCGCGGTGGCAACCGCTACGCGGGCCGTGTCGCAGCGATCGCCGAGGGCGCCCGCGAGGGAGGTCTGAACCTGTGA
- the rpsE gene encoding 30S ribosomal protein S5: MTEQAAATAPVEREAREPRRGGRERNPNRDRGSRDAEKSQFLERVVTINRVSKVVKGGRRFSFTALVVVGDGNGLVGVGYGKAREVPLAISKGVEEAKRNFFRVPRTGSSIPHPVQGEAAAGVVLLRPAAAGTGVIAGGPVRAVLECAGIHDVLSKSLGSSNTINIVHATVEALKQLEEPRAVAARRGLDFDQVAPARLIRAEADAAAAAKVGA; encoded by the coding sequence GTGACCGAGCAGGCTGCGGCCACCGCTCCCGTCGAGCGCGAGGCCCGCGAGCCCCGTCGTGGCGGTCGCGAGCGCAACCCCAACCGCGACCGTGGTTCGCGCGACGCCGAGAAGAGCCAGTTCCTCGAGCGCGTCGTGACGATCAACCGCGTGTCGAAGGTCGTCAAGGGCGGTCGCCGCTTCAGCTTCACGGCGCTCGTCGTCGTGGGCGATGGCAACGGTCTCGTCGGCGTCGGCTACGGCAAGGCGCGTGAGGTTCCCCTCGCCATCTCCAAGGGTGTCGAAGAGGCCAAGCGCAACTTCTTCCGTGTGCCGCGCACCGGCTCGTCCATCCCGCACCCGGTGCAGGGTGAGGCCGCTGCCGGTGTCGTGCTCCTGCGTCCGGCTGCCGCCGGTACCGGTGTTATCGCCGGTGGTCCGGTGCGCGCCGTGCTCGAGTGCGCCGGCATCCACGACGTGCTCTCCAAGTCGCTCGGCTCGTCGAACACGATCAACATCGTGCACGCGACCGTCGAGGCGCTGAAGCAGCTCGAGGAGCCCCGCGCGGTCGCCGCTCGTCGCGGTCTCGACTTCGACCAGGTGGCTCCCGCCCGTCTGATCCGTGCCGAGGCTGACGCCGCGGCCGCTGCGAAGGTAGGTGCCTGA
- the rpmD gene encoding 50S ribosomal protein L30, which translates to MAARLKVTQVKSKVSEKQNQRDTLRSLGLKRIGDSVVRPDDAQTRGYVKTVAHLVKVEEID; encoded by the coding sequence ATGGCCGCGCGTCTCAAGGTGACCCAGGTCAAGTCCAAGGTGAGCGAGAAGCAGAACCAGCGCGACACGCTGCGTTCGCTCGGTCTGAAGCGGATCGGCGACTCGGTCGTCCGTCCCGACGACGCGCAGACGCGCGGCTACGTCAAGACTGTCGCCCACCTCGTCAAGGTTGAGGAGATCGACTGA
- the rplO gene encoding 50S ribosomal protein L15: MAEKAEKATEEVAVKNTEKKAAAKPAAKKTAEKPAAKKAPAKKADAEVSRPGVLKVHHLRPVPGSNTAKTRVGRGEGSKGKTAGRGTKGTKARYQVKVGFEGGQMPLHMRTPKLRGFKNPFRVEYQVVNLDKLAELYPAGGDVTVSDLVAKGAVRKNEKVKVLGTGDISVKLTVAVDKVSGSAEQKIVAAGGSVK; encoded by the coding sequence ATGGCCGAGAAGGCTGAGAAGGCGACCGAAGAGGTCGCTGTGAAGAACACCGAGAAGAAGGCCGCCGCCAAGCCGGCTGCCAAGAAGACCGCCGAGAAGCCGGCCGCGAAGAAGGCTCCCGCCAAGAAGGCGGATGCCGAGGTGTCGCGCCCCGGTGTGCTCAAGGTCCACCACCTGCGTCCGGTTCCCGGCTCCAACACCGCGAAGACCCGTGTCGGTCGCGGTGAGGGCTCGAAGGGTAAGACCGCCGGTCGTGGCACCAAGGGCACGAAGGCCCGCTACCAGGTGAAGGTCGGCTTCGAGGGCGGTCAGATGCCGCTGCACATGCGTACGCCGAAGCTGCGCGGGTTCAAGAACCCGTTCCGCGTCGAGTACCAGGTGGTCAACCTCGACAAGCTGGCCGAGCTGTACCCGGCCGGTGGCGACGTCACCGTCAGCGACCTCGTCGCCAAGGGTGCGGTGCGCAAGAACGAGAAGGTCAAGGTGCTCGGCACCGGCGACATCTCGGTCAAGCTCACCGTCGCCGTCGACAAGGTCTCGGGTTCGGCCGAGCAGAAGATCGTCGCCGCGGGCGGTTCGGTCAAGTAA
- the secY gene encoding preprotein translocase subunit SecY yields the protein MFSAVSAIARVFRTPDLRRKIFFTLAIIAIYRLGAHVPAPFVSFPNVQSCLQQTGSASEGLLSLVNLFSGGALLQLSIFALGVMPYITATIIVQLLRVVIPHFEALYKEGQAGQAKLTQYTRYLTIALALLQSTTLVTVARSGQLFGTTGIAECNALLTNDVWWAQLLMIITLTAGTGLIMWFAELVTERGVGNGMSILIFTSIAAQFPAAMWAIATSRGFEVFLLVLAVGIVVVALVVFVEQSQRRIPVQYAKRMVGRRTLGGTNTYIPIKVNMAGVVPVIFASSLLYIPALIAQFNQTPDANGNIPGWVTWIQQYLTKGDHPLYMLLYFLLIVGFTYFYVAITFNPVEVADNMKKYGGFIPGIRAGRPTAEYLDYVLTRITLPGSIYLGLIALLPLVALATVSANQNFPFGGASILIIVGVGLETVKQIDAQLQQRHYEGLLR from the coding sequence TTGTTCAGCGCCGTCAGCGCCATCGCGCGGGTCTTCCGCACCCCGGATCTCCGGCGGAAGATCTTCTTCACCCTCGCGATCATCGCCATCTATCGCCTTGGTGCGCACGTTCCGGCGCCCTTCGTGAGCTTCCCGAACGTGCAGTCCTGCCTCCAGCAGACCGGTTCTGCGAGTGAGGGTCTGCTCTCGCTCGTCAACCTGTTCTCCGGCGGCGCGCTCCTGCAGCTGTCGATCTTCGCGCTCGGCGTCATGCCCTACATCACCGCGACGATCATCGTGCAGCTGCTGCGCGTCGTGATTCCGCACTTCGAGGCGCTGTACAAGGAGGGGCAGGCCGGTCAGGCCAAGCTCACGCAGTACACCCGCTACCTGACGATCGCGCTGGCGCTCCTGCAGTCCACCACCCTGGTGACGGTGGCACGCTCGGGTCAGCTCTTCGGCACGACCGGCATCGCCGAGTGCAACGCGCTGCTCACCAACGACGTGTGGTGGGCCCAGCTGCTGATGATCATCACGCTGACCGCCGGCACCGGCCTCATCATGTGGTTCGCCGAGCTCGTCACCGAGCGTGGCGTGGGCAATGGCATGTCCATCCTCATCTTCACCTCGATCGCGGCACAGTTCCCGGCGGCCATGTGGGCCATCGCCACGTCGCGCGGTTTCGAGGTCTTCCTCCTCGTGCTGGCCGTCGGCATCGTCGTCGTCGCCCTCGTCGTCTTCGTCGAGCAGTCGCAGCGGCGCATCCCCGTGCAGTACGCCAAGCGCATGGTCGGGCGTCGCACCCTCGGCGGCACGAATACGTACATCCCGATCAAGGTGAACATGGCGGGCGTCGTGCCGGTCATCTTCGCCTCGTCGCTGCTGTACATCCCGGCACTGATCGCCCAGTTCAATCAGACGCCGGACGCCAACGGCAACATCCCCGGCTGGGTGACGTGGATCCAGCAGTATCTGACGAAGGGCGATCACCCGCTCTACATGCTGCTGTACTTCCTGCTCATCGTCGGGTTCACCTACTTCTACGTCGCGATCACGTTCAACCCCGTCGAGGTCGCCGACAACATGAAGAAGTACGGCGGATTCATCCCCGGCATCCGTGCCGGTCGGCCCACGGCGGAGTACCTCGACTACGTGCTGACCCGCATCACGCTGCCGGGCTCGATCTACCTCGGGCTCATCGCGCTGCTGCCGCTGGTGGCGCTCGCGACGGTCAGCGCCAACCAGAACTTCCCGTTCGGCGGCGCCTCGATCCTCATCATCGTCGGTGTCGGTCTGGAGACGGTCAAGCAGATCGACGCGCAGCTGCAGCAGCGTCACTACGAAGGGCTGCTGCGATGA
- a CDS encoding adenylate kinase encodes MTAARLLIIGPQGSGKGTQGVRIADALGIPAVSTGDVFRANVKEGTELGLKVKAIIDAGDLVPDALTGEIVRDRLAQPDAAGGFLLDGYPRNLGQVGDLDGFLDERGEPLTAVIELVVPRDESIQRLSLRAAEQGRADDNAESIAKRLAIYESETAPILDVYRERGIVDQIDGVGSLDEVYARIQDALAARGIAAS; translated from the coding sequence ATGACCGCCGCGCGACTTCTCATCATCGGACCGCAGGGTTCCGGCAAGGGCACGCAGGGCGTGCGCATCGCCGACGCCCTCGGTATCCCCGCCGTGTCGACGGGGGACGTGTTCCGTGCCAACGTGAAAGAGGGCACGGAACTCGGTCTGAAGGTCAAGGCGATCATCGACGCGGGCGACCTCGTCCCCGACGCGCTCACCGGGGAGATCGTGCGCGATCGCCTGGCCCAGCCGGATGCCGCCGGTGGTTTTCTCCTGGACGGCTACCCGCGCAACCTCGGACAGGTGGGCGACCTCGACGGTTTCCTGGACGAGAGGGGCGAGCCCCTCACCGCGGTCATCGAGTTGGTGGTACCGCGCGACGAGTCCATCCAGCGGCTGTCGCTGCGGGCGGCCGAGCAGGGTCGCGCCGACGACAACGCCGAGTCGATCGCGAAGCGTCTGGCCATCTACGAGTCCGAGACGGCGCCCATTCTGGACGTCTACCGCGAGCGCGGCATCGTCGACCAGATCGACGGTGTCGGCTCCCTGGACGAGGTGTACGCGCGCATCCAGGACGCCCTGGCAGCTCGCGGCATCGCCGCTTCCTGA
- the map gene encoding type I methionyl aminopeptidase yields MGLRRSLYKTPAQLRAMVEPGLITAAALDAVRALIAPGVTTAELDAAASEVILARGAESNFQLVRGYRHTTCISVNDQVVHGIPGERVLEPGDIVSIDAGAQFKGWNGDSAITVVVPGGDPVVQASRERLSQVTEGSLWAGVAALASASRVGEIGDAVQGYIERSGESYGILRDYVGHGIGRRMHEGPTIFNYRVSDLGPAVRPGLCVAIEPMITAGSEETFVEDDDWTVTTVDGSDGSHWEHSVAVHENGVWVLTAADGGAAGLAPFGVTPTPIA; encoded by the coding sequence ATGGGACTTCGGCGCTCCCTGTACAAGACCCCGGCGCAGCTGCGTGCGATGGTCGAGCCGGGTCTGATCACGGCGGCCGCGCTGGACGCGGTGCGCGCACTGATCGCCCCGGGCGTGACCACGGCTGAGCTGGATGCCGCGGCATCCGAGGTCATCCTCGCCCGCGGGGCCGAGTCGAACTTCCAGCTCGTGCGCGGCTACCGCCACACGACCTGCATCTCGGTCAACGACCAGGTCGTCCACGGCATCCCCGGGGAGCGCGTGCTTGAGCCGGGCGACATCGTGTCGATCGATGCCGGTGCGCAGTTCAAGGGCTGGAACGGCGACTCGGCCATCACGGTGGTCGTCCCCGGCGGGGATCCGGTTGTGCAGGCGTCGCGCGAGCGGCTGTCGCAGGTGACGGAGGGCTCGCTCTGGGCGGGCGTGGCCGCGCTCGCGTCGGCGTCGCGCGTCGGAGAGATCGGTGACGCGGTGCAGGGCTACATCGAGCGCTCGGGGGAGAGCTACGGCATCCTTCGCGACTACGTCGGCCACGGCATCGGCCGCCGGATGCACGAGGGCCCGACGATCTTCAACTACCGGGTGTCCGACCTGGGCCCCGCGGTGCGTCCCGGCCTGTGTGTCGCGATCGAACCGATGATCACCGCCGGCTCCGAGGAGACCTTCGTCGAGGACGACGACTGGACGGTCACGACCGTCGACGGCAGCGACGGAAGCCACTGGGAGCACAGCGTCGCCGTTCACGAGAACGGCGTGTGGGTGCTGACCGCCGCCGACGGCGGCGCCGCCGGTCTCGCCCCCTTCGGCGTCACCCCCACGCCCATCGCCTGA